One window of Branchiostoma lanceolatum isolate klBraLanc5 chromosome 8, klBraLanc5.hap2, whole genome shotgun sequence genomic DNA carries:
- the LOC136439929 gene encoding sodium-dependent lysophosphatidylcholine symporter 1-B-like — protein MTDPAKTTKPLSVVTKLCYGFGGVGYDILWVIFGAYTSIFLVDVAKMPPLFATSIIFGSRVVDILCNVVMGPLIDRTSTRWGKTKPWIVVSSLLTTLTNALVWYVPDVGTNGRLAWYTILYTVMVLAWSGFGISYRAILMFLSDDSSERDSVIMYRAMFNVGGVVVGMVMHGQILASYKRSEFDPCDNVTYRANSSSTNSSVDGPSLEMTRTGYMISAATLCCLMLLSLSTIVFGTTERKDISATSGERGQNIFRTAKNVLTFRPNVYFLLAYFFIQVPISIGHGALALYVQYSLDLEDQIENVLLVLTVSSAIAVPIIGWVVSKLGKRISYVCFELAAIPMYIGFQFIPKGSLAVYAVTVGAGVTALAQSVIPWLMISDIIEDCYLQTGERLDTPFVAIFLSTNSLGITVGLITATIGLEIGGYKLGSCTQPDTVGSAMRILASTCTSVLAFIGVVFAWKYPITEDRQKEIIEAINKRKLSTNSQSDDIQLNGTLSTMNGKVLLPEESLTSLRLQELQDDDNLLSSDLDLSVLLDCRESEI, from the exons ATGACCGATCCAGCCAAGACAACGAAACCCTTGTCTGTCGTGACGAAGTTGTGCTACGGTTTCGGAGGTGTTGGTTATGACATCTTATGGGTCATTTTCGGGGCGTACACTAGCATCTTCCTGGTGGACGTGGCGAAG ATGCCACCTTTGTTTGCAACGTCGATTATTTTCGGCAGCAGGGTGGTGGACATCTTGTGCAATGTCGTCATGGGCCCCTTGATTGACAGGACGAGTACACGATGGGGGAAGACAAAACCATG GATTGTAGTATCGTCTTTGTTGACGACTCTAACGAACGCGTTGGTCTGGTATGTCCCGGATGTTGGAACGAACGGAAGGCTGGCCTGGTACACCATACTGTACACTGTCATGGTGCTCGCCTGGTCG GGTTTTGGAATTTCCTACCGCGCGATTCTGATGTTTCTAAGCGATGATAGCTCTGAGAGGGACTCGGTCATTATGTACA GGGCCATGTTCAATGTTGGAGGGGTGGTTGTGGGAATGGTAATGCACGGGCAGATCCTGGCATCGTACAAACGCTCCGAGTTTGATCCCTGTGACAACGTCACCTACAGAGCTAACAGCAGCAGTACCAACAGTTCTGTGGACGGACCATCTTTAGAGATGACG CGAACTGGCTACATGATCTCTGCAGCAACTCTGTGCTGTCTGATGCTGTTAAGCTTGTCAACGATCGTCTTCGGAACGACTGAGAGAAAAG ATATTTCAGCCACATCCGGAGAACGTGGCCAGAACATTTTTAGGACGGCGAAGAATGTGCTAACATTTCGCCCCAACGTCTATTTTCTTCTGGCATATTTCTTTATCCAAGTACCTATTTCT attgGACATGGCGCACTCGCTCTATACGTACAGTACAGTCTGGACTTGGAAGACCAGATAGAGAATGTCCTCTTAGTGCTAACG GTGTCGTCAGCGATAGCCGTGCCCATTATCGGTTGGGTCGTGTCCAAACTTGGGAAGAGGATTTCCTACGTATGTTTTGAGCTG GCTGCAATCCCGATGTACATTGGGTTTCAGTTCATACCAAAGGGAAGCTTGGCTGTTTATGCTGTTACAGTTGGCGCAGGTGTCACGGCGCTTGCCCAATCTGTTATTCCATG GTTGATGATCAGTGACATTATAGAGGACTGCTACCTACAGACCGGTGAAAGACTGGACACTCCCTTCGTCGCCATCTTCTTGTCTACGAATAGTCTCGGCATCACCGTTGGGCTGATCACTGCGACCATCGGATTGGA AATCGGAGGCTACAAACTAGGATCCTGTACTCAGCCTGACACGGTAGGAAGCGCCATGCGGATTCTGGCATCCACGTGTACGTCAGTCCTGGCCTTCATCGGTGTGGTGTTTGCATGGAAATATCCCATCACAGAGGACCGGCAGAAAGAAATTATTGAGGCCATCAACAAACG AAAACTTTCAACGAACTCCCAATCTGACGACATCCAGCTAAACGGAACCCTGTCCACTATGAACGGAAAGGTTCTTTTGCCTGAGGAGAGTTTAACCAGTTTAAGGCTACAAGAACTACAGGACGATGACAATCTTTTGTCGTCGGATCTTGACTTGTCTGTACTTTTGGATTGTAGAGAATCAGAGATATGA